The genomic segment GCGTCAAGGCGCTGCCCAAGGGCAGCCAGGTCGAAGCCGAGGCGGTGATGGTGATCGGCGACTGAGGCCGTTTTCCTGCTAATCGTTTCTGGCGTAAACTCGCTTAACGAGCCGCAAGTATTCAGGGACGAAACGCAGGAAAACCACATGAGACGAGTAACGCTTCATCGCCTGGCCGCCGCGCTGCTATCAGCCATGCTGCTGATCAGCCTGCCCGCGGCGGGCCAGAGCGGCGGCTACGCCACCCTCGGCGCCACCAGCGAGGGCGCGCCGGCGGTTAGCCTGGGACTGGACCGCACCTTTAGCCTCAGCCACTGGCATGCGCAGCTCGATCTACGCCTGGGCAGTGGCTTGTTGCTGCTACCCGGCGATGACGGCGACGACAACGCCGCCTGGACGCTGACCCCTGCGCTGCGCTGGACCTTCGCCGGCGAGCGCGGAGTATTCGCCGAGGCCGGTATCGGCGCGGCGCTGTTTCTCAACACCCGCCATGAGGGTCGTCACCTCTCCACCGCCTTTCAGTTCGAGGATCGCCTGGCGGTGGGGATGCCGCTCGGCAGCGGCGAACTCTCTGCCAGCCTGATCCACTACTCCAACGCCGGCATCAAGCGCCCCAATGACGGCTTCGAGACACTATCCGTCGGCTACCGACATCCACTGTGAGGCTGACCCGAACGGCATCAAGCGCCCCCTCTCAAGTCGGCGGCTTCGAGACGCTATCCGTCGGCTACCGACATCCACTGTGAGGCTGAACCGAACGGCATCAAGCGCCCCCTCTCAAGTCGGCGGCTTCGAGATGCTATCCATCGGCTACCGCCACCTATTCTAGGACTTGCCGGGCGCTGGGCGCTCGAGGCTACGCCTGCGCGGGCAGAAATCCGCCCTCCTTGAGCACCTGGGCGTAACCCTCGCGGTAGCTGGGGTAGCGGAACACATAGCCGCTCTCGCGCAGCCGGCTGTTGTCGCAGCGCTTGCTGGCACGGCGGCGCAGCGGCGACTGGATGGTCTCGGTGGACTCGACCTTGAGCTTGCCGGCCAGCCACAGCATCACCTCATGCAGGGGCGCCGGCTCGCAGTCGCTGGCCAGGTAGAGGTCGTCGACCGGGGCCTGGTCGAGGGTGCGCTGGATGAGATGCGACAGGGCGCCGGCACAGTCGTCGCGATGGATGCGGTTGGAGTACATCGGCGGGGCGCCGGCGGCGATCCGTCCTTCGCTGACCTGGCGAATCAGGCGATCACGCCCCGGCCCGTAGATGCCCGAGAAGCGCACCACGGTGCCGGGTAGCGGATGCTCGACGAGCGCTCGCTCGGCCTCGCGCATCAGGATCCCCGAAAAGCCGTGGGGCTCGGTGGGGCTGGTCTCATCCACCGCCTCGCCGTCCTGCTGGGCGTAGACGCTGGTCGAGGAGACGAAGAACACCCGCTTGGGCGGCGTGTCACGGCCGGCAAACTCGCCGAGCACCGCGCGCAGGCCGTCGGGGTAGGCGGCCCGGTAGGCCTCCTCCTCGAAGCGGTCGGCACTGAGCACATAGACCACGATATCGGCATCCGGCAGTCCCGCCAGCGCGGTCGGGTCGCTGATGTCCAGCGCCAGCGGCTCGATTCCGCTATCCTTGAGCGCCGCCTGGGCCTTGCGACGTACGCCGATCACGCGTTGACCCGCCGCCAGGAGCTGACGCCCCAGGGTCATGCCGATATCGCCACAGCCAATAATCAGTGTCGTTGTCTTCACCTTTCCCTCGCCCCTTGATAAAAAGTCCCTATTGGAAATTCGCTATCCATCTGCTCGAGAGGATGCCCGCTGGCACCAACATGACTCTAACAGAACTGCGCTACATCGTAACCTTGGCTCAGGAGCGTCATTTCGGACGCGCCGCCGAGCGCTGCTTCGTCTCCCAGCCGACGCTCTCGGTAGCGGTCAAGAAGCTCGAAGAGGAGCTCGGCGTGGCGCTGTTCGAACGCTCCAAGTCCACCGTACAGGTCACCCCGCTGGGTGAACAGATCGTCGAACAGGCCCAGCGGGTACTCGAGCAGAGCAGCGTGATCAAGGAGCTCGCCAACGCCGGCAAGGACCAGTTGGCGAGCCCCTTGCGCATCGGTGCCATCTACACCATCGGCCCCTACCTGTTTCCGCACCTGGTGCCGGAGCTGGCGCATAGCGCCCCACAGATGCCGCTGTATATCGAGGAGGGCTTCACCGCTGCGCTGCGCCGCAAGCTGCGCAGCGGCGAGCTGGATGCCATCATCGTGGCGCTGCCGTTCACCGAATCCGACGTGCTGACCAAGTCGCTCTACGACGAGCATTTCGAGGTCTTGATGCCGGCCAGCCACCCGTGGACGGCCAAGGCCAGCATCGACAAGGAGGACCTGCTCGAGGAGCGGCTGCTGCTGCTCGGCGAGGGCCACTGCTTCCGCGACCAGATTCTCGAGACCTGCCCGGCCATCAGCCATCAGCTCAACAGCCCCAGCAACACCCTCACCGCCGAGGGCGGCTCGCTGGAGACCATTCGCCACATGGTCGCCTCCAAGCTGGGCATCACGGTGCTGCCGCAGTCGGCAATCGGCACCGGCCACTATGAGAGCGGCGTGCTGGCCAGCCGGCCGTTCACTCCCGAGGCGCCGTCGCGCACCGTGGCCATCGCCTGGCGCGCCAGTTTCCCGCGGCCCAAGGCCATCGATGCCCTGACCGACGCCATCACCCGCTGCCGCCGCCAGGCCATCGACGCCGCATGACCCCCTTCGAGCAGCCGGTCACCGAGCTCAGCGGCATCGGCGAGGCGCAGGCGGCCAAGCTGGCCCGCCTGCGCATCGCCAGCCTGGCCGATCTGCTCTTCCACCTGCCGCTGCGCTACCAGGACCGCACCCGCATCACGCCCATCGGCACCCTGCGCGGCGGGGTCGAGGCGGTGGTCGACGGCGAGGTGGCGGCCAGCGACGTGGTGCGCGGCCGGCGCCGCAGCCTGCTGGTCAGGCTCAAGGATGGCTCGGGGATTCTCAGCCTGCGCTTCTTCCACTTCTCGCCGGCCCAGCAGCAGCAGTTTCAACCCGGCACGCGGGTGCGCTGCTTCGGCGAAGCCCGCGCCGGCGCCACCGGGCTGGAGATCTATCACCCCGAGTACCGCCTGCTCAAGCACGGCGAGGTGCCGGTGGACGAGCATCTGACACCGATCTACCCGACCACCGAGGGCCTCAACCAGGCGCGCCTACGCGGCCTGCTCAAGCAGGTGCTGACACGTCTGGAGGAGGATCCCGAGGCGCTGCCCGACGGCATCCCCGCGGCGCTGCGCGAGCGCTTTCGCCTCGCCGGCCTGCACGAGTGCCTGCACTATCTGCATCAACCGCCGCCGGACGCCGACCTGGAGCGCCTGGCCAGCGGCCGGCACCCGGCACAGCGGCGCCTGGCGCTGGAGGAGCTGCTCGCCCACCAGCTCAGCCTGCGCCAGATCCGCCTGCGCATCCAGGCCGACGGCGCCCCGCGGCTGCCCTCGGGGCGCAGCCTGCAGGCGCGCTTCGTCACCCAGCTGCCGTTTACCCTCACCGCCGCCCAGCGCCGCGTGCTCGACGAGATCGGCCACGATCTCGAGCGCCCCGCGCCGATGCTGCGCCTGGTGCAGGGCGACGTCGGCTCAGGCAAGACGGTGGTGGCGGCCATGGCCGCGCTGCAGGCCCTGGCGGGCGACTGCCAGACGGCGCTGATGGCGCCCACCGAGATCCTCGCCGAGCAGCACTACCGCAGCTTCCGCGCCTGGTTCGAACCGCTGGGTATCGAGGTGGCGTGGCTGGCCGGCAAGCTCAAGGGCAAGGCGCGGCTGGATACTAAGGCGGCCATCGCCGATGGCCGGGCGCGCATGGTGGTCGGCACCCACGCCATCTTCCAGGACGATGTGCGCTTCCAGCGCCTGGGCCTGGCGATCATCGACGAACAGCACCGCTTCGGCGTACACCAGCGCCTGGCGCTGCGCGAGAAGGGCGAGGCCGGCGGCCTGACGCCGCATCAGCTAGTGATGACCGCCACGCCGATCCCGCGCACCCTGGCGATGAGCGCCTACGCCGACCTCGACGTCTCGGTGATCGACGAGCTGCCACCGGGCCGCACTCCGGTGCAGACCGTGGCGGTGCCCGACGAGCGCCGCCCCGAGGTGGTCGAACGCATTCGCCGCGCCTGCGCCGAAGCGCGCCAGGCCTACTGGGTCTGCACCCTGATCGAGGAGTCGGAGGCGCTGGAGTGCCAGGCCGCCGAGGCGACCCGCGACGAACTCACCGAGGCGCTGCCGGAGCTCGCCATCGGCCTGGTCCACGGACGCATGAAGGCCGCCGACAAGGCCGCGGTGATGGACGCCTTCAAGGCCGGGGAGCTCGATCTGCTGGTGGCGACGACGGTGATCGAGGTCGGCGTCGACGTGCCCAACGCCAGCCTGATGATCATCGAGAACCCCGAGCGGCTGGGGCTATCCCAGCTCCACCAGCTGCGCGGCCGGGTCGGCCGCGGCGCCACCGACAGCTACTGCGTGCTGCTCTACCACCCGCCGCTGTCGGCCCACTCCCGCGAACGGCTGGGGGTGATGCGCGAGACCAGCGACGGCTTCCGCATTGCCGAGAAGGACCTCGAGCTGCGCGGCCCCGGCGAGGTGCTGGGCACCCGCCAGACCGGCCTGGCACAGATGAAGATCGCCGACCTGGAGCGCGATCGCGACCTGCTCGAAGAGGTCAGCCCGCTGGCCCGCGCGCTGCTCGAGCAGGCCCCCGAGGCCAGCCCGCCGCTGATCCGTCGCTGGCTGGGGGAAGAGGCCGGCCGCTACGGCCAGGTATGAGCCGTTCAAGGCGCGGCAGGCGCCGCCTCGGGCGAGGCGCCTGCGCCGGCCACGACCAGTCGATTGGCGGCCTCGGAAAGGGGCACCAGCTGTTGGGCGATCAGCCGCAGCTGGCTCTGAATCGGCCGATAGGGCACGACCGCGTCGCTAGCCGCGGGCACCTCGAGCCGCATCAGCAGCGCATTCACCTCGGACTCCAGCGGCCGCAGCGGGCGCCGCGCTGCCAGCGCCTCGGCGATCTCGCCGAGCAGGCCGCCGATTTCGCGGGCCAGCGGCACCAGGGTGGCATCGTCCTCGTCGTCGGCCAGGCGGTGGCGATGCGCGCCCAGCGCCGAAAGGTGGCTCAACAGGGTATGTGACAGCACCAGAAAGCGCAGCCCGTCGTCGGCCTCCGTCTTACGGTAGTGGCCCGGCTCGTGGAGCATGTTGGTCAGCACCGTCGACAGCGCGGCGTCGGCGTTGTGGGCATTGCGGCGGGCCAGCCGGTAGGCCAGATCGTCCTGCTTGCCGGCCTCGTACTGATGGATGATCTCGTCCAGATAGCCACGACTGTTGCTCAACACCCTGGCCGCCTCGCGGTTGAGGCGCCGACCCTGCCAGTCGGGCAGGATCAAGAACACCGCCAGCCCGGCGATCAGCGCGCCGAGCAGGGTATCGAACAGCCGCGGCCAGATCAGGTCGAAACCGTCGCCGACCTGATTGAAGCTGCACAACACCAGCAGGGTGATCGAGGCGGTGGCCAGCACGTAGTGCTTCT from the Halomonas sp. 1513 genome contains:
- a CDS encoding NAD(P)-dependent oxidoreductase; its protein translation is MKTTTLIIGCGDIGMTLGRQLLAAGQRVIGVRRKAQAALKDSGIEPLALDISDPTALAGLPDADIVVYVLSADRFEEEAYRAAYPDGLRAVLGEFAGRDTPPKRVFFVSSTSVYAQQDGEAVDETSPTEPHGFSGILMREAERALVEHPLPGTVVRFSGIYGPGRDRLIRQVSEGRIAAGAPPMYSNRIHRDDCAGALSHLIQRTLDQAPVDDLYLASDCEPAPLHEVMLWLAGKLKVESTETIQSPLRRRASKRCDNSRLRESGYVFRYPSYREGYAQVLKEGGFLPAQA
- a CDS encoding ATP-dependent DNA helicase RecG (catalyzes branch migration in Holliday junction intermediates), with the protein product MTPFEQPVTELSGIGEAQAAKLARLRIASLADLLFHLPLRYQDRTRITPIGTLRGGVEAVVDGEVAASDVVRGRRRSLLVRLKDGSGILSLRFFHFSPAQQQQFQPGTRVRCFGEARAGATGLEIYHPEYRLLKHGEVPVDEHLTPIYPTTEGLNQARLRGLLKQVLTRLEEDPEALPDGIPAALRERFRLAGLHECLHYLHQPPPDADLERLASGRHPAQRRLALEELLAHQLSLRQIRLRIQADGAPRLPSGRSLQARFVTQLPFTLTAAQRRVLDEIGHDLERPAPMLRLVQGDVGSGKTVVAAMAALQALAGDCQTALMAPTEILAEQHYRSFRAWFEPLGIEVAWLAGKLKGKARLDTKAAIADGRARMVVGTHAIFQDDVRFQRLGLAIIDEQHRFGVHQRLALREKGEAGGLTPHQLVMTATPIPRTLAMSAYADLDVSVIDELPPGRTPVQTVAVPDERRPEVVERIRRACAEARQAYWVCTLIEESEALECQAAEATRDELTEALPELAIGLVHGRMKAADKAAVMDAFKAGELDLLVATTVIEVGVDVPNASLMIIENPERLGLSQLHQLRGRVGRGATDSYCVLLYHPPLSAHSRERLGVMRETSDGFRIAEKDLELRGPGEVLGTRQTGLAQMKIADLERDRDLLEEVSPLARALLEQAPEASPPLIRRWLGEEAGRYGQV
- a CDS encoding LysR family transcriptional regulator, whose translation is MTLTELRYIVTLAQERHFGRAAERCFVSQPTLSVAVKKLEEELGVALFERSKSTVQVTPLGEQIVEQAQRVLEQSSVIKELANAGKDQLASPLRIGAIYTIGPYLFPHLVPELAHSAPQMPLYIEEGFTAALRRKLRSGELDAIIVALPFTESDVLTKSLYDEHFEVLMPASHPWTAKASIDKEDLLEERLLLLGEGHCFRDQILETCPAISHQLNSPSNTLTAEGGSLETIRHMVASKLGITVLPQSAIGTGHYESGVLASRPFTPEAPSRTVAIAWRASFPRPKAIDALTDAITRCRRQAIDAA
- a CDS encoding acyloxyacyl hydrolase, with translation MRRVTLHRLAAALLSAMLLISLPAAGQSGGYATLGATSEGAPAVSLGLDRTFSLSHWHAQLDLRLGSGLLLLPGDDGDDNAAWTLTPALRWTFAGERGVFAEAGIGAALFLNTRHEGRHLSTAFQFEDRLAVGMPLGSGELSASLIHYSNAGIKRPNDGFETLSVGYRHPL